A segment of the Zingiber officinale cultivar Zhangliang chromosome 8B, Zo_v1.1, whole genome shotgun sequence genome:
GTCCTTGACGAGGCCCGGATTGGCATGGCAAAAGGCTATAAACTCTTTGAAGTCGATATTGTCATCGCCATCGGTATCGATCTCGGCCATCACATGGTTCACATCGTCGGCATTGGTGGAGCCCAAGGTGCGAAGAACTTCGGCGAGCTCGGTCAGTGAGA
Coding sequences within it:
- the LOC122017897 gene encoding polcalcin Phl p 7-like produces the protein MGEVTPEMERIFQRFDTDGDGKISLTELAEVLRTLGSTNADDVNHVMAEIDTDGDDNIDFKEFIAFCHANPGLVKDIAKVF